In the Leptospira limi genome, one interval contains:
- the chrA gene encoding chromate efflux transporter, whose protein sequence is MKLLQIFFTALKLGCTSFGGPIAHLSYFHDEYVTKKKWISAHAYTDLVALCQFLPGPASSQVGMAIGHSRAGILGAILSWIGFTLPSFLILVLFGLGLGTIDVSNHKHWLHGLKVVAVAVVAQAILGMGKKLCPDKERLTIAIITCVILLLYSSAVLQISLLIFSGLFGVYFLKSNETLPHEPIQTGKKLIGFLFLSLFFIFLFLFPLLRNVSNTTEVQYLDSFYRAGALVFGGGHVVLPLLQAEVVPTGWVSNDLFMAGYGLSNAIPGPLFAFSGYLGAVSSISPNGWYGAIICLVAAFLPSFLLIVGALPFWEQLRENLWIRKVMLGINASVVGILLAAFYNPVWTSAVYAPKDFALVVVGFLLLEFWKFPSWLVVIATVAVSFIIYR, encoded by the coding sequence ATGAAACTATTACAAATTTTCTTCACTGCGCTCAAACTCGGATGTACTTCGTTTGGTGGTCCCATTGCCCATTTGAGTTACTTCCATGATGAATACGTGACCAAAAAAAAATGGATCAGTGCTCATGCATATACTGACTTAGTCGCCTTATGCCAATTTTTACCAGGACCAGCCAGTAGCCAGGTGGGCATGGCAATTGGACATTCTCGTGCTGGGATATTGGGCGCTATCCTTTCTTGGATTGGATTTACATTACCTTCTTTTTTGATTCTGGTATTGTTTGGTCTAGGTTTAGGGACAATTGATGTTTCAAATCATAAACACTGGTTACATGGGTTAAAAGTTGTAGCTGTGGCTGTAGTAGCGCAAGCGATCCTAGGAATGGGGAAAAAACTTTGTCCGGATAAAGAGAGGTTAACTATTGCCATCATAACATGTGTTATATTATTACTCTATAGTTCAGCAGTTTTACAAATCTCACTTCTGATTTTCTCTGGCTTGTTTGGAGTTTATTTTCTCAAATCAAATGAAACATTACCACACGAACCGATCCAAACTGGCAAAAAGTTGATTGGTTTCCTATTTTTATCACTCTTTTTTATTTTTCTATTCCTATTTCCACTTTTACGAAATGTTTCAAATACAACAGAGGTTCAGTATCTTGATAGCTTTTATCGCGCAGGAGCACTTGTGTTTGGAGGTGGACATGTTGTACTGCCTTTATTACAAGCGGAAGTTGTCCCAACTGGATGGGTGAGTAATGATTTATTTATGGCAGGCTATGGGTTATCAAATGCAATCCCTGGACCTTTATTCGCATTTAGTGGTTATTTAGGAGCTGTATCATCAATATCACCAAACGGATGGTATGGGGCTATCATTTGTTTGGTGGCAGCATTCCTTCCTTCATTTTTACTCATTGTGGGAGCTTTACCTTTTTGGGAACAATTGCGAGAAAATCTATGGATCCGAAAGGTTATGTTAGGGATCAATGCATCCGTTGTGGGAATCTTACTAGCAGCCTTTTACAATCCAGTTTGGACAAGCGCAGTGTATGCACCAAAAGACTTTGCACTTGTGGTTGTGGGATTTTTACTTTTGGAGTTTTGGAAATTTCCTTCCTGGTTAGTGGTCATCGCTACAGTCGCAGTTAGTTTTATTATTTACCGTTAG
- a CDS encoding PadR family transcriptional regulator, whose product MRINEFFSSFIKIHILHHCLNQEIYGVWMMEELREHGYKISPGSLYPLLKHLEEKGLIRSRIEQSGKVKRKFYRITPKGKKELTSAKIKLKELIGEILN is encoded by the coding sequence ATGCGAATTAATGAATTTTTTTCCAGTTTTATCAAAATTCATATTTTACACCACTGTTTAAACCAAGAAATTTACGGTGTTTGGATGATGGAAGAATTGCGAGAACATGGTTATAAAATTAGTCCAGGTTCTTTGTATCCACTTTTAAAACACCTAGAAGAAAAAGGACTCATTCGTTCCCGCATTGAACAATCGGGTAAGGTAAAACGTAAATTCTATCGTATCACACCAAAAGGTAAAAAAGAACTTACTTCCGCAAAAATAAAACTCAAAGAATTGATTGGTGAAATACTTAATTAA